The following proteins are co-located in the Psychrobium sp. MM17-31 genome:
- the pdhR gene encoding pyruvate dehydrogenase complex transcriptional repressor PdhR produces the protein MTYRKIRQPKLSDAIVQALETMILEGTLRPGEKLPSERDLAKQFEVSRPSIREAIQVLEAKGLLNRRQGGGTYVQEQLWQSLSDPVLELIAQDPENQYDLLEFRHATEGMLAFYAAIRGTATDFERLRACQQDIAAAQTEKCIEREASAIVELYKVIAEASHNVAMLHLVLSMSELIRQNIEQNLALLYRHDKGVEMSNKHRSALIEAIVSRDSEGARSASNAHLAFIEDVLLSLRQEDSRVQRALRRIQNNDPA, from the coding sequence ATGACCTATCGCAAAATCAGGCAGCCAAAACTTTCAGATGCGATTGTACAGGCGCTTGAAACTATGATCCTTGAAGGAACCTTGCGTCCGGGCGAGAAATTGCCGTCGGAGCGAGATCTCGCGAAACAATTTGAAGTATCGCGTCCTTCGATTCGTGAAGCGATTCAGGTATTGGAAGCTAAGGGACTACTCAATCGCCGTCAGGGCGGTGGTACTTATGTACAAGAGCAGTTATGGCAAAGTTTGAGCGATCCTGTATTGGAGTTGATTGCCCAAGATCCAGAAAACCAATATGACTTATTAGAGTTTCGTCATGCCACCGAAGGCATGTTAGCGTTTTACGCAGCGATTCGTGGTACAGCAACCGACTTTGAGCGTTTGCGTGCTTGTCAGCAAGATATTGCAGCGGCGCAAACTGAGAAGTGCATTGAGCGTGAAGCCTCTGCCATTGTCGAGCTTTATAAAGTGATCGCAGAAGCGTCACACAATGTTGCTATGCTGCATCTGGTACTGAGCATGAGCGAGCTGATTCGTCAGAATATCGAGCAAAACTTAGCGCTGCTTTATCGTCACGACAAAGGCGTTGAGATGAGTAATAAGCATCGCAGTGCATTAATCGAAGCTATTGTTTCGCGTGATTCAGAAGGCGCGCGTAGTGCCTCAAACGCCCACCTGGCGTTTATCGAAGATGTATTATTGTCATTGCGGCAAGAGGATTCGCGAGTGCAGCGGGCCCTTCGAAGAATTCAGAACAACGACCCTGCCTAA
- the aceE gene encoding pyruvate dehydrogenase (acetyl-transferring), homodimeric type has protein sequence MSGINLHDIDPLETQEWIESLDSVLQEEGPERAHFLLEKLIDSARRKGGHLPYTATTAYLNSIDTVNEPHMPGDPHIERNIRSMIRWNAQAMVLRASKKNLELGGHISSFASSATLYDVGFNHFFKAPNDKDGGDLVYFQGHISPGIYARSFLEGRFTEEQMDNFRQEAFDDGLSSYPHPKLMPEYWQFPTVSMGLGPIQAIYQARFLKYLTDRGIKDCSGQTVYCFMGDGECDEPESLGAIGLAAREGLDNLCFIINCNLQRLDGPVRGNSKVIQELEGEFRGAGWEVIKVIWGRYWEPLLAKDKSGKLRQLMEETVDGEYQNCKQKGGAYTREHFFGKYPETAELVKDMTDEDIWRLNRGGHDPAKVYAAYKKAQETKGRPTVILAKTVKGYGMGDSAEGKNIAHGVKKMDLEVLKQFRDRFNIPISDEELPNIPYYRPPADSAEMRYMKARRDELGGVMPKRLPAFTEKLEIPQLNAFDAITKGSGEREISTTMVMVRLMTALVKDKGIGKRVVPIVPDEARTFGMEGMFRQIGIYAHEGQKYIPQDRDQVAYYREDKNGQVLQEGINELGAMGSWVSAATSYSVNDCPMIPFYIYYSMFGFQRIGDMAWAAGDMQARGFMVGGTSGRTTLNGEGLQHQDGHSHIQAGTIPNCVSYDPTYGYELAVIVQNGIERMYGEAQENIFYYLTTLNENYQQPAMPEGVEEGIVKGIYPFATVKGGDNTVKLLGCGSIFEQVRKAADILAADYNVTSELYSVTSFNELGRDGQSVERENMLNPTAAPKVPYITEVLGKDEDNVVIASTDHMKSFAEQVRAYIPGSYKVLGTDGFGRSDSRANLRSHFEVDASYIVVASLSELVKRGKVEQSVLLGAMERFNISGDKVNPLYA, from the coding sequence ATGTCAGGCATCAATCTTCATGATATCGATCCGCTAGAGACACAAGAGTGGATTGAATCACTTGATTCAGTGTTACAAGAAGAAGGGCCAGAGCGCGCTCATTTTCTTCTTGAAAAATTAATCGATAGTGCCCGCCGCAAAGGTGGTCACCTTCCATACACCGCCACTACTGCTTACTTAAACTCAATTGACACGGTTAATGAACCACACATGCCGGGCGACCCGCACATCGAGCGTAACATTCGTTCTATGATCCGCTGGAATGCTCAAGCGATGGTATTACGTGCATCTAAGAAAAACTTAGAGCTAGGTGGTCACATTTCAAGTTTCGCATCTTCTGCGACCCTTTATGATGTTGGTTTCAACCACTTCTTCAAAGCGCCAAACGACAAAGATGGCGGTGACTTAGTATACTTCCAAGGTCACATTTCACCAGGTATCTACGCGCGTTCTTTCCTAGAAGGTCGCTTTACTGAAGAGCAAATGGACAACTTCCGTCAAGAAGCCTTTGACGACGGTTTATCTTCATACCCACACCCGAAATTAATGCCTGAATACTGGCAGTTCCCTACGGTATCTATGGGTCTAGGTCCAATCCAAGCGATTTACCAAGCTCGTTTCTTAAAATACCTAACAGACCGCGGCATTAAAGATTGTTCAGGTCAAACGGTATACTGTTTCATGGGCGACGGTGAGTGTGATGAGCCAGAATCACTAGGTGCTATCGGTCTTGCTGCACGCGAAGGCTTAGACAATCTATGTTTCATCATCAACTGTAACTTACAGCGTCTAGACGGCCCTGTACGTGGTAACAGCAAAGTAATCCAAGAACTTGAAGGTGAATTCCGCGGCGCAGGCTGGGAAGTTATTAAAGTGATTTGGGGTCGTTACTGGGAGCCACTACTAGCGAAAGACAAATCAGGTAAATTGCGTCAATTAATGGAAGAGACTGTTGATGGCGAATACCAAAACTGTAAGCAAAAAGGCGGCGCCTACACGCGTGAGCATTTCTTCGGTAAATACCCTGAGACTGCTGAGCTAGTTAAAGACATGACAGATGAAGACATCTGGCGTTTAAACCGTGGTGGTCACGATCCAGCAAAAGTTTATGCGGCTTACAAAAAAGCTCAAGAAACTAAAGGTCGTCCAACGGTTATTCTTGCTAAGACTGTTAAAGGTTACGGCATGGGTGATTCTGCAGAAGGCAAAAACATCGCGCACGGTGTTAAGAAGATGGATCTGGAAGTGCTTAAGCAATTCCGCGATCGCTTCAACATTCCAATTTCTGACGAAGAGCTACCAAACATTCCTTACTACCGTCCGCCAGCTGATAGTGCTGAAATGCGTTACATGAAAGCGCGTCGTGATGAGTTAGGCGGTGTAATGCCAAAACGTTTACCTGCGTTCACTGAGAAGTTAGAAATTCCTCAACTAAATGCATTCGATGCTATCACTAAAGGCAGCGGCGAGCGTGAGATCTCAACCACTATGGTTATGGTTCGCTTAATGACGGCACTTGTGAAAGACAAGGGCATTGGTAAGCGCGTTGTACCTATCGTTCCTGATGAAGCGCGTACTTTCGGTATGGAAGGTATGTTCCGTCAAATCGGTATTTACGCTCACGAAGGTCAAAAATACATCCCGCAAGATCGCGATCAAGTTGCTTACTACCGCGAAGATAAAAACGGTCAGGTATTACAAGAAGGTATCAATGAGCTAGGTGCAATGGGCTCTTGGGTATCGGCGGCAACGTCATACTCGGTGAACGATTGCCCGATGATCCCATTCTACATCTACTACTCAATGTTTGGTTTCCAACGTATTGGTGACATGGCTTGGGCAGCAGGTGATATGCAAGCACGTGGTTTCATGGTTGGTGGTACGTCAGGTCGTACAACGCTAAACGGTGAAGGTCTACAGCATCAAGACGGTCACAGCCATATTCAAGCGGGTACTATTCCTAACTGTGTATCTTACGATCCAACATACGGTTATGAGCTAGCGGTTATCGTACAAAACGGTATCGAGCGCATGTACGGTGAAGCACAAGAGAACATTTTCTACTACCTAACGACGTTGAACGAGAACTACCAACAACCTGCAATGCCAGAAGGCGTTGAAGAAGGTATTGTTAAAGGTATCTACCCGTTCGCGACAGTGAAAGGGGGCGACAACACAGTTAAATTACTAGGTTGTGGTTCTATCTTCGAGCAAGTACGTAAAGCTGCAGATATTCTAGCGGCAGACTACAACGTAACATCTGAGCTATACAGCGTAACTTCGTTTAACGAACTAGGTCGTGACGGTCAGTCGGTTGAGCGTGAAAACATGCTAAACCCAACGGCTGCGCCAAAAGTACCTTACATTACCGAAGTACTAGGTAAAGACGAAGACAACGTAGTTATTGCTTCAACTGACCACATGAAGTCATTTGCAGAGCAAGTACGTGCTTACATTCCTGGTTCATACAAGGTATTAGGTACTGACGGTTTCGGTCGCAGTGACAGCCGCGCTAACTTACGTTCACACTTTGAAGTTGACGCATCTTACATCGTAGTTGCTTCACTATCTGAGTTAGTGAAACGCGGTAAAGTTGAACAGTCAGTGTTGTTAGGTGCTATGGAGCGCTTTAACATCAGTGGCGACAAAGTTAACCCGCTATACGCATAA
- the aceF gene encoding pyruvate dehydrogenase complex dihydrolipoyllysine-residue acetyltransferase produces MSDLQDILVPDVGGEEVEVIEICVAVGDTIEEEAAIITVESDKASMDIPAPFAGTISELSVSVGDKVSEGSRLGAMAVAGASASAAEPAPAEQAAPAPVVEAAPVAVPAAAVVSEAKEVHVPDIGEDGEVDVIEVLVSVGDVVAEEDGLITLETDKATMDVPAPFAGTVKEVKVAVGDKVGEGSLIVILEAEGAAPAAAPAVEATPAPAVEAAPVAAPVATAAPAIKDVAVPDIGEDGEVDVIDVLVSVGDTVAEEDGLITLETDKATMDVPAPFAGVIKELKIATGGKVATGTIIATIETAGGETVAAQAPAAAPAPQAAPAAQAPMTPAPTKPAPVAAAPVEAKGTAHASPSVRRIAREFGVDLTLVAGTGRKGRVLREDVQNYVKAELAKPKASASAAAPAGDGNYLEVVKSKPVDFAKFGEVEVKELSRIQKISGPFLHKNWVTIPHVTHFDEADITELEVFRKEQNVLAEKQKLGLKISPLVFIMKAVAKALAAHPTFNASLSDDGESLVLKKYFHIGIAVDTPNGLVVPVVRDVDQKGIHELSRELGEISKKARDGKLKAADMQGGCFTISSLGGIGGTAFTPIVNAPEVGILGVSKSEMKPKWNGKEFVPRLMVPLSTSYDHRVIDGAEAARFSATLAGVLSDIRRLVL; encoded by the coding sequence ATGTCTGATTTACAAGATATCCTAGTCCCAGATGTTGGCGGCGAAGAAGTTGAAGTTATTGAGATTTGTGTTGCCGTTGGCGACACAATCGAAGAAGAAGCGGCGATTATTACCGTTGAATCTGACAAAGCATCAATGGACATTCCAGCGCCTTTCGCTGGTACTATTAGCGAGCTAAGCGTAAGCGTTGGCGATAAAGTGTCAGAAGGTTCACGCCTTGGCGCTATGGCTGTAGCGGGTGCATCTGCATCGGCTGCTGAGCCAGCTCCAGCTGAGCAAGCGGCTCCTGCACCAGTAGTAGAAGCTGCGCCAGTTGCCGTGCCTGCTGCGGCAGTAGTAAGTGAAGCGAAAGAAGTTCACGTGCCAGATATCGGCGAAGACGGTGAAGTTGACGTTATCGAAGTATTAGTGAGCGTTGGCGATGTTGTTGCCGAAGAAGACGGTCTAATTACCCTTGAGACTGACAAAGCAACCATGGACGTTCCTGCACCATTCGCTGGTACAGTGAAAGAAGTTAAGGTTGCCGTAGGCGATAAAGTGGGTGAAGGCTCATTAATCGTTATTCTTGAAGCTGAAGGCGCAGCACCAGCTGCTGCGCCTGCCGTTGAAGCAACTCCCGCACCAGCTGTTGAAGCCGCTCCTGTTGCTGCACCTGTGGCTACCGCTGCACCAGCAATCAAAGACGTTGCTGTTCCAGATATCGGCGAAGACGGTGAAGTTGACGTTATCGACGTATTAGTAAGCGTTGGTGACACTGTTGCTGAAGAAGATGGTCTAATTACCCTTGAGACTGACAAAGCAACGATGGACGTTCCAGCGCCATTTGCTGGTGTGATCAAAGAGCTGAAAATTGCGACAGGCGGTAAAGTTGCAACTGGTACTATTATCGCGACGATCGAAACTGCTGGTGGCGAAACAGTTGCTGCACAAGCGCCAGCTGCTGCACCTGCGCCACAAGCGGCTCCTGCTGCTCAAGCACCTATGACGCCTGCGCCAACTAAGCCTGCACCTGTTGCAGCTGCACCTGTTGAAGCGAAAGGCACTGCCCACGCAAGTCCGTCGGTACGTCGTATCGCTCGTGAATTCGGCGTTGATTTAACCCTAGTTGCTGGCACTGGCCGTAAAGGTCGCGTATTGCGCGAAGACGTACAAAACTACGTTAAAGCTGAGCTTGCTAAGCCAAAAGCTTCTGCTTCAGCAGCTGCTCCGGCAGGCGATGGCAATTACCTAGAAGTGGTTAAGTCTAAGCCGGTAGATTTCGCTAAATTCGGCGAAGTTGAAGTTAAAGAGCTATCGCGTATCCAGAAGATTTCAGGTCCATTCCTGCACAAAAACTGGGTAACTATTCCACATGTTACGCATTTTGATGAAGCGGATATCACCGAGCTTGAAGTATTCCGTAAAGAGCAAAACGTTCTTGCTGAAAAGCAAAAGCTTGGTCTGAAGATTTCGCCATTAGTATTCATCATGAAAGCTGTGGCTAAAGCACTAGCCGCCCATCCGACGTTTAACGCGTCACTTAGCGATGACGGCGAAAGCTTAGTGCTTAAGAAATACTTCCACATCGGTATCGCGGTTGATACGCCAAACGGTCTTGTAGTTCCTGTTGTTCGCGATGTTGACCAGAAAGGTATTCACGAGTTATCACGCGAACTTGGCGAGATTTCTAAGAAAGCCCGTGACGGCAAGCTAAAGGCAGCTGACATGCAAGGTGGTTGTTTCACTATCTCTAGCCTTGGCGGTATCGGCGGCACAGCGTTTACGCCAATCGTTAACGCGCCAGAAGTGGGTATCCTAGGTGTTTCTAAGTCAGAAATGAAACCTAAGTGGAACGGTAAAGAGTTCGTACCACGCCTAATGGTTCCACTGTCAACGTCATACGATCACCGTGTGATTGACGGTGCTGAAGCGGCGCGCTTTAGCGCAACTTTAGCTGGGGTGCTATCAGACATTCGTCGTCTAGTACTTTAA
- the lpdA gene encoding dihydrolipoyl dehydrogenase, with the protein MSNEIKTQVVVLGAGPGGYSAAFRAADLGLDVVLVEKYSTLGGVCLNVGCIPSKAMLHVAKVIQEAKHIDAHGVSFGEPTIDLDKIRGYKEGVVGQLTGGLAGMAKMRKVKTVVGNASFTSANSLKVEGEETTTINFDNAIIACGSRPIELPFIPHEDPRIWNSTDALKLEEVPKKLLVMGGGIIGLEMGTVYESLGSEVDVVEMFDQVIPAADADMVRIYTKANKKRFNMMLSTKVTAVEAKEDGIYVSVEGKKAPTDPIRYDAVLVAIGRTPNGKNIGAEGAGVNVDERGFINVDKQMRTNVPNIFAIGDVVGQPMLAHKAVHEAHVAAEVIAGKNHFFDPKVIPSIAYTFPEVAWVGLTEKEAKEQGINFEVAKFPWAASGRAIASDVSDGMTKLIFDKDTDRVIGGALVGENAGELLGEIGLAIEMGCDAEDIGLTIHAHPTLHESIGMAAEIYEGSITDLPNPKAVKKK; encoded by the coding sequence ATGAGCAACGAAATCAAAACTCAAGTAGTTGTATTGGGCGCAGGCCCTGGTGGTTATTCAGCGGCGTTCCGCGCGGCAGATTTAGGCTTAGACGTTGTATTAGTAGAAAAATACTCAACGCTAGGCGGTGTTTGTTTAAACGTTGGTTGTATCCCATCAAAAGCAATGCTTCACGTTGCTAAAGTAATTCAAGAAGCTAAGCACATCGACGCACACGGTGTTAGCTTTGGTGAGCCAACGATCGATCTAGACAAGATCCGCGGTTACAAAGAAGGCGTTGTTGGTCAACTGACTGGTGGTCTAGCTGGTATGGCTAAAATGCGTAAAGTTAAGACTGTTGTTGGTAACGCGTCTTTCACTAGCGCAAACTCGCTAAAAGTTGAAGGCGAAGAAACAACGACGATTAACTTCGACAATGCAATTATTGCTTGTGGTTCTCGTCCAATCGAACTGCCATTCATTCCACATGAAGATCCACGCATCTGGAACTCTACTGACGCGCTTAAACTTGAAGAAGTACCTAAGAAATTACTAGTAATGGGCGGTGGTATCATCGGTCTAGAAATGGGTACAGTTTACGAGTCACTAGGTAGTGAAGTAGACGTAGTAGAAATGTTCGACCAAGTAATCCCAGCTGCAGACGCTGACATGGTTCGCATTTACACTAAAGCAAACAAGAAGCGTTTCAACATGATGTTATCTACTAAGGTAACTGCTGTTGAAGCGAAAGAAGACGGTATCTACGTTTCTGTTGAAGGCAAGAAAGCGCCAACAGATCCAATCCGTTACGACGCTGTATTAGTTGCTATCGGCCGTACACCAAACGGTAAAAACATCGGTGCTGAAGGCGCTGGCGTAAACGTTGACGAGCGTGGTTTCATCAATGTAGATAAGCAAATGCGTACTAACGTACCAAACATCTTCGCTATCGGTGACGTTGTTGGTCAACCAATGCTTGCTCATAAAGCAGTGCACGAAGCACACGTTGCTGCTGAAGTTATTGCTGGTAAGAACCACTTCTTCGATCCTAAAGTTATTCCTTCAATCGCATACACCTTCCCAGAAGTTGCATGGGTTGGTTTAACTGAGAAAGAAGCGAAAGAGCAAGGCATTAACTTCGAAGTTGCTAAGTTCCCATGGGCTGCAAGTGGCCGTGCTATCGCATCAGACGTATCTGACGGTATGACTAAGCTAATCTTCGACAAAGACACAGATCGCGTAATCGGTGGTGCTTTAGTTGGTGAAAACGCTGGTGAATTACTAGGTGAAATCGGCCTAGCAATCGAGATGGGTTGTGATGCTGAAGACATCGGTCTAACTATCCACGCTCACCCAACGCTACACGAGTCAATCGGTATGGCGGCTGAAATCTACGAAGGTTCTATTACTGACTTACCTAACCCAAAAGCGGTTAAGAAAAAGTAA
- a CDS encoding cache domain-containing protein yields the protein MLLKHKLYTSLIVATLLPLLISTLFFSTSLHELISKKLEKQELPIALSNVKNAIEWQLSEPIATSRAIATNLFVKQWIRDGESTHSTEQFIDYLNNVKITDDAISAFIVSDTSQKYYSYSGEIRELTYPSDNWFTDFLASSKRYELVFDINKETGKAKVYVNYVVEIDGNRRGLAGISHSVGSMNEIIKRQSIGNNGIVYLVDSLGKIKLHPDQSLIGESISLNNIIYGLQTKIERDDKVLIASSIPLESLDWHLVAEIPEAELYGPIDDAIRKNLFFGGAIALIGIMLIVIFVNRMFKPIEQITSSVSSLATKIIGKH from the coding sequence GTGTTACTCAAGCACAAACTTTACACCAGTCTAATTGTGGCCACCCTATTGCCACTACTCATTTCTACGTTATTTTTTTCAACCAGCCTGCACGAGCTCATCAGTAAAAAGCTCGAAAAACAAGAGTTGCCGATTGCGCTGAGTAACGTTAAAAACGCCATCGAATGGCAGTTATCAGAACCTATTGCGACATCGCGAGCTATCGCGACTAACCTCTTTGTGAAGCAATGGATCCGCGATGGCGAATCGACACATTCCACCGAGCAATTCATCGATTACTTGAACAACGTTAAAATTACTGACGATGCCATCAGCGCATTCATCGTTTCAGACACATCTCAAAAATATTACTCTTATAGTGGTGAGATCCGCGAACTCACCTACCCGTCTGATAATTGGTTTACCGATTTTCTGGCCTCGAGTAAGCGCTATGAATTGGTATTTGATATTAATAAAGAAACGGGCAAGGCCAAGGTTTATGTTAACTACGTTGTTGAAATAGACGGTAATCGACGCGGATTAGCGGGGATATCCCATTCAGTAGGTTCGATGAATGAAATTATTAAACGTCAATCAATTGGTAACAACGGTATTGTCTATTTAGTGGATTCACTTGGAAAAATTAAACTACATCCCGATCAATCCTTAATCGGAGAGTCTATTTCCCTCAATAACATCATTTATGGTCTACAAACGAAAATCGAACGAGATGATAAGGTACTAATCGCATCAAGCATTCCACTAGAGTCTCTTGATTGGCATCTCGTCGCCGAGATACCAGAAGCTGAACTCTATGGCCCCATCGACGATGCTATCCGCAAAAACCTGTTCTTTGGTGGTGCAATTGCGCTTATTGGTATTATGCTAATCGTTATTTTCGTCAACCGCATGTTTAAACCTATTGAACAAATTACCTCTTCAGTATCATCACTCGCCACTAAGATTATTGGCAAACATTAA
- a CDS encoding HAMP domain-containing sensor histidine kinase, producing MNYERRLIIALVTICGLILGLALALAYVLDWSGLAMSTLLFCLSIALAYAAQHYYRHWQLTLMNLTSYTQLLREGTSNIIPIAQQQSGLYQDLVQEIEQLATQHQQNSHPLLDIGHLMDEWPMAIAIFDDNNALIYRNNALLSVLKRPLLVGSNIIDSGFIIDSASHRISHPSFADNWQSQTMTFNRGQQQLTLFSATDISHPLKTHGDIIEQNLIRVFSHELRNSLTPMASMTDTLLSTNNSYDEQTTLVLNRINQRSNHLLQFIASYAELSQLPAADLNWFDSESLINEAKTVLPDDASVLLNGEKRCFGDRSLLSMVLINVFKNALQASTSQLEIQVSIYVEDDIQFIEIIDNGEGFQNLNNANTPFYSTKQDGNGIGLALSRQITQQHQGTLSLANNANSKGAKVTLQWSLARAK from the coding sequence ATGAATTATGAGCGCCGACTTATCATCGCTTTGGTGACTATTTGCGGACTCATTTTAGGGCTCGCGTTAGCGCTAGCCTATGTTCTTGATTGGTCAGGTTTGGCAATGAGTACATTGCTATTCTGTTTATCAATTGCCCTAGCCTATGCAGCACAGCACTACTATCGCCATTGGCAACTCACGCTAATGAATTTAACCAGCTACACTCAACTACTGCGAGAAGGCACCAGTAATATTATTCCTATTGCCCAGCAACAAAGCGGTTTATATCAAGATCTGGTGCAAGAAATTGAACAACTAGCGACGCAACATCAACAAAATAGTCATCCATTGTTAGATATCGGCCATTTGATGGATGAGTGGCCAATGGCCATAGCAATTTTTGATGATAATAACGCGCTAATTTATAGAAACAATGCCTTGCTTAGCGTCTTGAAACGACCACTATTGGTTGGCAGTAACATCATCGACAGTGGCTTTATTATTGATAGTGCATCACATCGAATCAGTCACCCTAGCTTTGCCGACAATTGGCAATCGCAAACAATGACCTTTAATCGAGGCCAGCAACAATTAACGCTTTTTAGTGCCACCGATATTAGCCATCCGTTAAAAACACATGGCGATATTATCGAGCAAAATCTAATTCGCGTGTTTAGTCATGAGCTCAGAAATTCCCTTACGCCAATGGCATCGATGACTGATACCTTGCTATCGACCAATAACAGTTATGATGAACAAACAACGCTAGTACTTAATCGAATAAATCAAAGAAGTAATCACTTACTACAGTTTATAGCGAGCTATGCTGAATTATCTCAATTACCCGCAGCAGACCTCAATTGGTTTGACAGTGAATCGCTGATCAACGAAGCAAAGACGGTATTACCGGATGATGCCTCTGTCCTATTAAATGGAGAAAAACGCTGTTTTGGCGATCGCAGCTTACTTTCCATGGTATTAATCAACGTGTTTAAAAACGCGTTGCAAGCATCAACAAGCCAATTAGAAATTCAGGTGTCTATCTATGTAGAAGATGATATTCAATTTATTGAAATAATTGATAACGGTGAAGGTTTTCAAAATTTAAACAACGCTAACACGCCTTTTTATAGTACTAAACAAGATGGCAACGGCATTGGTTTAGCGCTGAGCCGACAGATTACGCAACAGCATCAGGGAACATTGTCATTGGCTAATAATGCTAACTCAAAAGGCGCGAAAGTGACTCTGCAATGGTCACTAGCCAGAGCAAAATAG
- a CDS encoding sigma-54 dependent transcriptional regulator gives MNKTLLIADDDADIRLALSLLFSANGYRVIEAGDEKSVITSASRHNPDLILLDMNFSRDTTSGQEGLALVEQLSTFNIPIILMTAWGSIELAVKGLQLGAGDFIEKPWQKERLLNSVEQQLKLGQLSNQNRGYKQLLKPTPSNLWISQSSSMQHVDNLVAQISATDANVLILGENGTGKSLLARRIHQASNRASEPMVEVNMGAIPESLFESELFGHQKGAFTDAKESRIGRFELANNATLFLDEIGTLPTALQPKLLRVLETGAFETLGTSKTQHTNARIISATNADLNELVAAGEFRQDLLYRLNTFVIQLPPLRERIDDIAELALGFITRFTQKYQKGAVQLSQDALAKLNRHQWPGNVRELQHVIERAVLLCQTKVIEAEQITIDNNNNSLPQPVNDLSLERNEISLINQAMSQSQGQVATAAKLLGISRNSLYRRLDKFEISYEL, from the coding sequence ATGAATAAAACACTATTAATCGCTGACGATGACGCCGATATTAGATTGGCGTTATCGCTGTTGTTTAGCGCCAATGGCTATCGCGTGATAGAAGCGGGCGATGAAAAATCGGTAATAACGAGCGCCTCGCGCCACAATCCCGATCTGATTTTACTCGACATGAATTTCTCTCGTGATACCACTAGTGGCCAAGAGGGACTCGCGTTAGTTGAGCAATTAAGCACTTTTAATATTCCCATCATATTAATGACAGCTTGGGGCTCAATCGAGCTAGCCGTCAAAGGTTTGCAGCTGGGTGCTGGCGATTTTATTGAAAAACCGTGGCAGAAAGAACGCTTACTCAACAGTGTTGAGCAGCAACTCAAACTCGGCCAACTCAGCAACCAAAACCGTGGTTACAAGCAGCTATTAAAGCCTACCCCAAGTAACTTATGGATCAGCCAAAGTTCATCAATGCAGCACGTCGATAACTTGGTCGCTCAAATATCGGCAACCGACGCCAACGTGCTCATTCTAGGTGAGAACGGCACGGGAAAATCACTACTGGCTAGACGCATTCATCAAGCGTCAAACCGTGCTAGCGAACCGATGGTGGAAGTGAACATGGGAGCAATCCCCGAATCATTGTTTGAGAGTGAGTTATTTGGCCATCAAAAAGGCGCTTTTACCGATGCTAAAGAATCGCGTATTGGCCGCTTTGAGCTCGCCAACAATGCCACCCTATTTTTAGATGAAATTGGCACCTTGCCAACAGCGTTGCAACCCAAGTTATTACGCGTTTTAGAAACTGGCGCTTTTGAAACGCTCGGTACTAGTAAAACTCAGCATACCAATGCGCGGATCATTAGCGCCACCAATGCCGACCTTAATGAACTGGTTGCTGCTGGCGAATTTAGACAAGATTTACTCTATCGCCTTAATACCTTTGTTATACAACTGCCACCACTGCGAGAACGTATTGACGATATCGCAGAACTCGCACTGGGCTTTATTACTCGCTTTACCCAAAAATATCAAAAAGGCGCTGTACAGTTATCACAAGATGCTCTTGCTAAACTCAATCGTCATCAATGGCCCGGCAATGTTCGCGAGCTACAACACGTGATAGAGCGTGCGGTATTACTGTGTCAAACTAAGGTTATTGAAGCAGAGCAAATCACCATCGATAACAACAATAACTCACTCCCTCAGCCAGTGAATGACTTATCGCTAGAGCGCAATGAAATATCACTTATTAATCAAGCGATGTCTCAGTCCCAAGGTCAAGTCGCCACTGCAGCCAAATTGCTGGGCATTTCCCGTAATTCTCTGTATAGACGTCTAGATAAATTTGAGATCAGCTATGAATTATGA